One segment of Kribbella amoyensis DNA contains the following:
- a CDS encoding nuclear transport factor 2 family protein: MSTDIPAAVRRALDAIDQLDNDAFAAAFAEDGYVDDWGRQFRGHGQIRSWSDNELIGKRATFTGTEVSTPGNPITLLTQVGGDGFNGPSHFTFDVQGDRIASMTITA, translated from the coding sequence ATGAGCACCGACATTCCGGCCGCGGTCCGCCGCGCCCTCGACGCCATCGACCAGCTCGACAACGACGCCTTCGCGGCCGCCTTCGCCGAGGACGGCTACGTGGACGACTGGGGCCGGCAGTTCCGCGGCCACGGCCAGATCCGGTCCTGGAGCGACAACGAACTGATCGGCAAACGAGCCACCTTCACCGGCACCGAGGTGTCCACCCCGGGCAATCCGATCACCCTGCTCACCCAGGTCGGCGGCGACGGCTTCAACGGCCCGTCGCACTTCACCTTCGACGTCCAGGGCGACCGG